CAATTCTAATGTTTTTTTCAAAGTTTTTTTCCAATAGTTTGCTTTTTGTCAGATAATAGGATAATTTATTTTCATTAACCATGTTAGGACATTTCAATTTTTAGTATTTGTTGTTTATGATTGAGTATTCAGTAATTATAATCAGATAAGTTTAGATTTAAAATTAAGCTTGAATAGAATAAGCATATGGATGATGAGAATCCTACTTCAGTAAATGAGAAGGAATTAATGGAATATTACGGATATACTGGAACTTTTGGTAATTTCAGAATGAAGATGAAATTTCTTCATTCATGGATTTTGCACTCTATTGCATATTCGTGTCCACATTCAGAAACCACAGCTAAAATTCAACGATTACGTGGAGTCAAAATTGGTAAAAATTGCCATTTTTCAGCATATGTCCAATTAGATTTGATTTATCCACATTTAGTTAGCATAGGAGATAATGTTACATTTGGTTCAAATGTAATAGTTTTTGCTCATACAAATCCAGCAGCGAATTTATTTTTAAAAAATGGCGAATTTCCAAGAAAAGTTGCAGAAGTAAAAATAAAGAATGGTGCAGTGTTGTTTCCAGGTTCAATAGTTACAGCAGGAGTAACCATAGGAGAAAATAGTGTCATATCAGTAGGTAGTGTAGTAACTAGTGATGTGCCAGATTATTGTGTTGTAGTTGGAAATCCAGGAAGAGTCATAAAGAAAATCGATCATTGAATCAGACAGTAAAATTAAGAGAATTATTTTATCAGATCTTCAACAATTTTTCTGTATTTGGGATAAACAGTATCTTCATAATTTTCAAAGACTTCAAAAAATAATGAATCTTCTTTTGCAATTAGTAAATGTGCTACATTAGATTGTACATAAATAATACTAGGAGAAGAAATGATTGAGATTTTTTCTTTTCCTGTTTTTATATTTTCTTCACGATATTCAATTTTGCCTGAGATCAAAAAATGACTTGTATCGGTTTGATGAAAATGTCCACCTCTTGCAAAACCTTTCTTAATTTCAATTAGATTAATTTTTTTATGATCATACTTTAGAAATAAGATTTTTCCTCGTTTATCTTCAATTTGTGTGTCAAACTCTAGGCTCAAATCTATTTGATTAATAATAATTCTTATTAAAATTATTTATCCCAATCAAATTCTCGTCCTATCATGCTAAATAATTCAGCATTAGGTTTTTTATAAAAGTCTATTAAAAACTTCCTTGTTTCACTTTTCATCTTAGGATAAGAAGCCACTTTATGTTTTTCCGGATTTACAACATGGTTTTTTGGGATTTGTAAGAAATCAAAAATTTTGTCTAATGTTTCTTGAGGTTTAGATTCAAAATCTTCTGTTGAAATAATGAATAATTGTTCATTATTGAACAATTCCAACCAGATTTTTAGTTGATTTGCATAAAGCCCCTTTACAATGTATGATCTAGGAGTAGTATACTTTTCCAGTTCATTTTCAGATTCAATCTTATTATTCAAACGATTTAATTCAACTTGAATTGCATCCTCAAATGATAAATTTTCAGATCCTGCTCTAACACCTAAATGGTAATTCGAATATGCCCTATCTATAGGATTTCGAAAGAGAACTATTAATTTTACATTTGGGAGAATTTTTAGAATTCGTTTTGCTACAGTTGGACTCCATATGTAAAAAGGAGTATCTTCACCAGTAATTGCAAACTTTTTGTTGTGTTTTACTATCCACTTTGAGAATAATGTTGGAAATAACGAACGATACCAGTTTAATCCCAGATGAAAATTACTATCAAAAAAACCTAATTCATCATATGCTGCAGGAAGCACACATGGATGTTGGCAAATATTATAGTATAATGAAGTTGTTCCACTTCTAGCTGTACCAATAATTATAAAATCAGGCAGTGATCTGAGAGGCCCACTAATCGCAAAAATGTGTCGTTTAACAAATTGGTAGTAAAATCGCTGAAAAACCCTATGAATTTTTGGATATTTTTTGAGCCAATTTTTCATAAAAACTTCACTTTACACCAAATTTTCGATCAAATTAACCAATGAACATACGGCGTTGTCATTGTTAAAATTTTCAAGTGCAAATTTCCTTCCATCATTAGCAATTTTTTCCCATTTGGAATTATCTAAATCAGATAAATAATCTTCAAACTTTTGTTGATAATTGGCTTCATTAATAAAAATGGCAGTTTCACCATCTACAAATCCAAGTAAATTTGCTCGATTTTTCTTAGTGACTTCCATGAATGTCAAACATCCTGCTGCAGGAATTTCCCAGAATTTTATAACAGGCTGATATGTACAGGCTGCAATTGCAGCTGCATATTTTTGAAGGAGTAGAGGATATTTATCATTAACAAATTCATGGTTGAGTGTTGATGTATAATCAACATATGGAAGATTTGTACATATTGTTCTAAGATAATATTGTTCTAGGGCATTCCATTTTGGATTTTTTACTTTGTTTATCAATTGGGAAAAAAATTTCATATTTCCAATATTTCCAGAGTTTAAGATTTTATTTTTTATTCTTTTTTTAAACGGGGTTAGATTTTGATATAATGAGGGTTCAATTCCTATGAAAATTGTTTTGTAATTAAAATTTTTTGGATAGAGTTCATGAAAATAATCACTTGGATTAAAATGAAAATAATAATCAATCTTCCATTTTTTATGAAATGGTATAGATTTTTTTGCTTGTGCTGCATCGGCAGCTTTTGCAATGATTGGAATATCTAAATCTTCAATATTGTGAATTTCTTCAGGCATTCCATAAGTATTATTTTCCCACAGTAAAATAGCATCAAATTTATTTTTCAGTTGTTTGGCATCAAAAGATTTCTCGGTAGGAAAATATGTCACCATTAATGATTCATTTCTTTTTAACGCATTCATAAAAAAATGATAGTATACATTGTCGTAATGTTTTCCAGACAGATAAATATTTGATTTTTCATAAATAAATGCAATCTTATATTTTTTTGAAATTTTTAATCACCAACAATTACAACGTATAACATATTTTAAAAATCAATTACAGAGAAATTTTTGTTCCTTCTCCAAGTAAGAATATCTTTTCATCTTGATCAGTTTTTTTAGAGATATTTGAATTTGATGAGATAATACTATTTTTGATTTTTATACTACAATCAATTTCACAGTTTTCCATTATAATAGAATTTTTAATTTTACAATGGGATAATTTTGAATTATCACCAATACTGGTGTTTGGGCCAACACACACATCATCATTAATTATACAGTTTTTCCCAATAATTACAGGTCCCATTATTTTGGAATTGTTTTTAATTAACGTACCTTCTCCAATCATCACATTACCTTCAATAATAATATCATCATCTTTGGTTCCATAAAAATAAGGTTTCATATTTTCAAGAATAGTTTTATTTGCTTGTAGAATATCTTCTGGAGTTCCAGTATCTTTCCAAAAATCAGTAATAACATAGTATCTCACTTTTTTATTAATATCCAATAACATTTGAAGAGCATCAACAATTTCAAATTCATTTCTCCAAGAAGGTTTTAGCTTGTCTATAAGATCAAAAATTATCGGAGTTAGAAAATAAATTCCAGTAACTGCTAAATTAGATGGAGGGTTTTTAGGCTTTTCAATTAATTTGATTATTTTCTTATTTTTTATTTCTGCAATTCCAAATTGGGAGGGGTTGTTAACTTCACATAATAAAATAGATGCAGCATCATCAGAATTTACAAAATCGCTTACATAATCTTGAATATTTTTTTGAATTATATTGTCACCTAAAAAAACAACAAATTTTTCATTATCAATAAAATCTTTGCAAAGTCTTACGGCATGTGCAATACCTTTTGGAGAATCTTGTTCAATGTAAGATAATTTTACTCCAAAATCTTTGCCATCACCGTAATATTCTTGGACTTTATTTGAGCCAATTCCACCAATTATTATGGCAATATCTGTAATTCCAGCAGTTCTCAAAGATTCTAAACAGTATTCTGACATGGGTTTGTTTGCTATTGGTAAAAGTTGTTTTGGTCCGGTATGGGTTAAAGGACGTAATCTAGTTCCATGTCCCCCATGTAAAATAATTCCTTTCATTTTTTTAAAATGGTTTTATCTATAATTAAATTCATCTTTGATTATTTTGTTATTTATCCCAATTTAATGTCCAAGGTTGTGGATGAAGTGTTTTTTCATCAACTAATGGTTCCCACCATTGCTTGTTTTGAATATACCAATTAACAGTTTCTTGTAATGCAATATCAAAATCATATTTTGGAGCCCAATTAATTTCATTCTTAATTTTTGAAGAATCAACGGAATAATGTTTATCATGTCCAGGTCTATCAGGCACAAATTCAATTAGATCATGAGGCTTATTCAATAGATTGAGAATTTTTTCTACAATATTTTTATTAGAAATTTCATTCCATGCTGTAATATTGTAAATTTCGCCTGACCGACCTTTTGAAATTAAAGCATCTACTGCTTCCACATGATCAAAAACATAAATCCAACTTCTAATTTGATTTCCATCACCATAAAGGGGAACTTTAAGATTTTTCAATGCACGTATTATTGTTTTTGGGATAAGTTTTTCGGGGAACTGATTTGGGCCAAAATTATTAGTGCATCTTGTAATAATACAATCTATTCCATAAGTTCTTCTATATGCACCTACAAGTAAATCCGCTGCAGCTTTAGTTGCTGAATATGGATTACTGGGTTTTAGAATATCATCTTCATTAAAAGACGTTTTATTTTCCAAATCACCATATATTTCATCAGTGGAGATATGAACAAATAATTTATCGTGTTTCCTTGAAGATTCTAAAAGTGAATATGTACCTAGAATATTTGTTTCAATGAACGGTTTTGGATTTGCAATGCTTCTATCCACATGTGTTTCAGCTGCAAAATTAATTATCACATCAACATCTTTGGAAATTTTTTCAATTTCTGTAACATTTTGCATATTCTCTTCAAAGAAGGAATAATTTGGATTATTGATTTCAGATAAATTAAGTTTGTTTGAACCTATTGTCAGATTATCTATATTGATAATAGTATCTTCTGGAAATTTTTTTAGATGATTTTTGATAAACGTGCTTCCAATGAAACCATAGCCACCACATACAAGAAATTTCATTTCTGATTCACATCATTCCAATCATAGGGGCGTTTTGTTCTAGGATCAATAATAGATGGATCATTCCAAAGAAGTCTTTCCTCATCAGGATTTTCATAATCGTATAAATTATTTATAAAATAAACCGTGTAAGAGGGCTGATTACCAATAGTTTTGGTCCCATGCCAAAAATTTCCTGGAACTTTAATAATTTGTAAGTCATCTCCACTTGCAATAATTTCCACCAATTTTCCAAAAGTTTTTGATTCTTCATTGTTATCATATACACAGATCTTCATAGAACCTTTCAAAACAGTAAAAAAATCCACTTGATTTCTTTTATGCCTATGCCAAGCACGAATAACTCCAGGATTACTTTTTGAGATGTTAATTTGATTGGGCTTGTCTTGTCCAAAAAACCCATTCCAATCATTTCTAAAGATTTCAGTAACAAAACCACGTTCATCATTATTTATTTTAGGAAATAAAACTTGTACTCCGAGATCATAACTCTTAATTTCTAAATCCATACAATACCAACTAAATTATATGTTAATATTGTTTAGTATTCGTTGATGAATTTTTTTAAAGCGAATTTGATTGAAGTAATTTTCTAAAAAGCTAAAAATGTAATTTAAAAAGTTTTTATCATATCCAAATTTGATTTGTAATTAATGAGTAAAAAAAGAATGCTAGTAGTAGGTGGAAGTAGTTTATTGGGATATAAATTATTGGCAAACGCAAGTGATTTTGAACTTTTTTCTACATATGATAAAAATTTGATTTTTTCTAAAAATGCCGAACTCATAAAAATGAATATTGTTGATCAAGTAGATTGTCAAAAAATTCTTGAAATAAAGCCAGATATTATTGTAAATGTTGCTGCTATGACAAATGTTGATTATTGTGAACAATTCAGAAATGAAGCACATAATGTTAATGTTATGGGAACAAAAAATCTTGCAAAAATTGCACAAAATTTAGGATGTAAATTTATTCATATTTCTACGGATGCAGTTTTTTCTGGAGAGAAAAATCATTTTGTTGAAGAAGACAAGCCTAATCCCATAAACGTCTATGGTAAAACAAAGTTAGAAAGTGAAAAAATTGCGTCTAAAGTTACAAATTATTTAATATTACGTCCCAGTGTTTTGTTTGGTTGGATTCCTTTAAAAAATCTCCAAGTAAGAGATAATTCTGTAAAGAAAATGAATTTTGCGTTATGGGTTTTAAAAAAATTAAATGAAAAACAAAAATTATCAATAGTAGATGATCAATTCAGCACACCTACTTTGGCAGACAATTTATCAGAAAACATTGTAAAAATGACAAAAAAAGATATGCAAGGAATTTTTCATGCATCAGGTCTGTCTTGTATTAATAGATTAGATTTTTCTAAAAAAATAGCAAAAAAATTTGGATATTCAGATAATTTAATCACTCCTTGTTCTTCAATAGAATTAAAACAGATTGCTAAACGATCTCTAAAATCATGTTTGAACTGTGATAAAATAGTCAGAAATGGAATGAATCTTTTGGAAATAGATCAAGCAATAGAGATAATGTACACTCAGATAAAAAAAGAAGAGCCAGAACTTATAGATGTGACATCATAAAAAGTAGAAAATTCGACGAATTATGACTAACATTAATACAAAAAAAGGATTGATCTCAATTATTATTCTTAATTATAATGGAGAGAAATTCTTAGAGAATTGTTTAGAGTCAATTTTCAGAGAAACTAAACAAGATTATGAGGTCATAGTGGTAGACAATGATTCTCCTGATAAAAGTGGTGAAAAATTTTCAGAAAAATACCAAAATTGCAATTTTATTCTAAATAAGAAAAACGTAGGTGTTTCAGAGGGATTAAACATCGGAATAAGAAATGCAAATGGAGAATTCATTGTATTATTAAATAATGATTTGATTGTTGCACCAAAATGGTTAGATTATTTACTTGAAGCATATCAAAAAAAAGGCAGTGGACTTTATCAACCAAAATTTTTGAAAATGAAAGATAGAAACATAATAGACAGTGCAGGAAATTTGATAAATATTTTTGGATTTGGTTTCTCTAGAGAAAAGGGAAAAAGAGATCTCTTACAATATAATGAGATTGAAGAAATTGGATTTGCAGCAGGAACTTGTTTGTTTTGTTCAAAAGAAATTTTTGATAAAGTTGGTTTGTTTGATGAAAAATTATTTGCATATAATGAAGATTTAGATTTAGGATGGCGTGCAAGATTGC
The nucleotide sequence above comes from Nitrosopumilus sp.. Encoded proteins:
- the rfbB gene encoding dTDP-glucose 4,6-dehydratase; translation: MKFLVCGGYGFIGSTFIKNHLKKFPEDTIINIDNLTIGSNKLNLSEINNPNYSFFEENMQNVTEIEKISKDVDVIINFAAETHVDRSIANPKPFIETNILGTYSLLESSRKHDKLFVHISTDEIYGDLENKTSFNEDDILKPSNPYSATKAAADLLVGAYRRTYGIDCIITRCTNNFGPNQFPEKLIPKTIIRALKNLKVPLYGDGNQIRSWIYVFDHVEAVDALISKGRSGEIYNITAWNEISNKNIVEKILNLLNKPHDLIEFVPDRPGHDKHYSVDSSKIKNEINWAPKYDFDIALQETVNWYIQNKQWWEPLVDEKTLHPQPWTLNWDK
- a CDS encoding dTDP-4-dehydrorhamnose 3,5-epimerase family protein, which encodes MDLEIKSYDLGVQVLFPKINNDERGFVTEIFRNDWNGFFGQDKPNQINISKSNPGVIRAWHRHKRNQVDFFTVLKGSMKICVYDNNEESKTFGKLVEIIASGDDLQIIKVPGNFWHGTKTIGNQPSYTVYFINNLYDYENPDEERLLWNDPSIIDPRTKRPYDWNDVNQK
- a CDS encoding sulfotransferase, which produces MKNWLKKYPKIHRVFQRFYYQFVKRHIFAISGPLRSLPDFIIIGTARSGTTSLYYNICQHPCVLPAAYDELGFFDSNFHLGLNWYRSLFPTLFSKWIVKHNKKFAITGEDTPFYIWSPTVAKRILKILPNVKLIVLFRNPIDRAYSNYHLGVRAGSENLSFEDAIQVELNRLNNKIESENELEKYTTPRSYIVKGLYANQLKIWLELFNNEQLFIISTEDFESKPQETLDKIFDFLQIPKNHVVNPEKHKVASYPKMKSETRKFLIDFYKKPNAELFSMIGREFDWDK
- a CDS encoding glucose-1-phosphate thymidylyltransferase gives rise to the protein MKGIILHGGHGTRLRPLTHTGPKQLLPIANKPMSEYCLESLRTAGITDIAIIIGGIGSNKVQEYYGDGKDFGVKLSYIEQDSPKGIAHAVRLCKDFIDNEKFVVFLGDNIIQKNIQDYVSDFVNSDDAASILLCEVNNPSQFGIAEIKNKKIIKLIEKPKNPPSNLAVTGIYFLTPIIFDLIDKLKPSWRNEFEIVDALQMLLDINKKVRYYVITDFWKDTGTPEDILQANKTILENMKPYFYGTKDDDIIIEGNVMIGEGTLIKNNSKIMGPVIIGKNCIINDDVCVGPNTSIGDNSKLSHCKIKNSIIMENCEIDCSIKIKNSIISSNSNISKKTDQDEKIFLLGEGTKISL
- a CDS encoding glycosyltransferase family 2 protein, which produces MTNINTKKGLISIIILNYNGEKFLENCLESIFRETKQDYEVIVVDNDSPDKSGEKFSEKYQNCNFILNKKNVGVSEGLNIGIRNANGEFIVLLNNDLIVAPKWLDYLLEAYQKKGSGLYQPKFLKMKDRNIIDSAGNLINIFGFGFSREKGKRDLLQYNEIEEIGFAAGTCLFCSKEIFDKVGLFDEKLFAYNEDLDLGWRARLQNYRSFYVPKSIVYHHGSAQWKWSGEKFYLLERNRWVVLLSNYKIKTILKLLPSLLIIEIVLLIFFTKKRMLLKKLRSYGGIIKFWNHIRKRRKIIEKTRNVDDEEIFKSFSCTIQTPLEVSETESIEKFNKLLKILGKFVGYY
- a CDS encoding acyltransferase translates to MDDENPTSVNEKELMEYYGYTGTFGNFRMKMKFLHSWILHSIAYSCPHSETTAKIQRLRGVKIGKNCHFSAYVQLDLIYPHLVSIGDNVTFGSNVIVFAHTNPAANLFLKNGEFPRKVAEVKIKNGAVLFPGSIVTAGVTIGENSVISVGSVVTSDVPDYCVVVGNPGRVIKKIDH
- a CDS encoding SDR family oxidoreductase, translated to MSKKRMLVVGGSSLLGYKLLANASDFELFSTYDKNLIFSKNAELIKMNIVDQVDCQKILEIKPDIIVNVAAMTNVDYCEQFRNEAHNVNVMGTKNLAKIAQNLGCKFIHISTDAVFSGEKNHFVEEDKPNPINVYGKTKLESEKIASKVTNYLILRPSVLFGWIPLKNLQVRDNSVKKMNFALWVLKKLNEKQKLSIVDDQFSTPTLADNLSENIVKMTKKDMQGIFHASGLSCINRLDFSKKIAKKFGYSDNLITPCSSIELKQIAKRSLKSCLNCDKIVRNGMNLLEIDQAIEIMYTQIKKEEPELIDVTS